In Arthrobacter sp. B3I9, the following are encoded in one genomic region:
- a CDS encoding DUF4177 domain-containing protein: MTKWEYATIPLIIHATKQILDQWGDDGWELVQVVPGPDGNGLVAYLKREKQ; the protein is encoded by the coding sequence ATGACCAAATGGGAGTACGCCACGATTCCGCTCATTATCCATGCCACAAAGCAGATCCTGGACCAGTGGGGGGACGACGGCTGGGAGCTTGTCCAGGTTGTTCCCGGCCCGGACGGAAACGGCCTCGTGGCCTACCTGAAGCGGGAGAAGCAGTAG
- a CDS encoding DUF2332 domain-containing protein, translating into MSPEQPATADWYRHFGTFDAPGNSECYARWAVGIADDTELIRRIDRWPYSKRQPLLVLAAARYLGAQISPYREFRQFLDEHWDDVSRVVLSRSTQTNEAGRCATLLPSLAGIAAAEGRPLALIEVGASAGLALFPDRYGYEFRASAGDFGESPGAATTLSPAGAEPGTFPVLGCTTTGPVPLPAELPRVVWRAGIDLHPLDIRDPDDVAWLQALIWPEQEFRRERLRQAIAIARAEPPVLVAGDLNEELLALVAQAPPDAALVVFHSAVMAYLDAGARERFRGTMAGLAAHRRCHWLSNEGHTVVIQADGSSVVPEMDDARLQGRFLLLHNGDPVAITGPHGQSLEWLQLPTS; encoded by the coding sequence ATGTCGCCCGAGCAGCCGGCAACCGCGGACTGGTACCGGCATTTCGGCACCTTCGATGCTCCGGGCAACTCGGAGTGCTATGCCCGGTGGGCCGTGGGCATCGCCGATGATACCGAGCTGATCCGGCGCATCGACCGGTGGCCCTACAGCAAGCGCCAGCCACTGCTCGTGCTGGCTGCGGCCCGCTATCTTGGTGCCCAGATCAGCCCCTACCGGGAGTTCCGGCAGTTCCTGGATGAGCACTGGGACGATGTTTCCCGGGTCGTGCTGTCCCGCTCCACGCAAACGAACGAGGCCGGCCGTTGCGCCACACTTCTGCCTTCGCTGGCGGGGATCGCCGCCGCCGAGGGACGGCCGCTTGCGCTGATCGAAGTCGGCGCCTCAGCCGGACTGGCCCTCTTTCCGGACCGCTACGGTTACGAGTTCCGCGCCTCCGCCGGCGATTTCGGTGAAAGCCCCGGCGCCGCGACGACGCTGTCTCCCGCCGGGGCGGAACCCGGCACGTTTCCGGTCCTGGGCTGCACCACCACCGGCCCGGTGCCCCTTCCCGCCGAGCTGCCCCGGGTGGTGTGGCGCGCCGGAATCGACCTTCATCCGCTCGATATCCGCGATCCGGACGACGTCGCCTGGCTGCAGGCCCTCATCTGGCCCGAGCAGGAGTTCCGCCGCGAGCGGTTGCGGCAAGCCATCGCCATTGCCCGGGCGGAGCCGCCAGTGCTCGTCGCCGGGGACCTCAACGAAGAACTGCTCGCCCTCGTGGCGCAGGCGCCCCCGGACGCCGCGCTGGTGGTGTTCCACAGCGCCGTCATGGCCTATCTGGACGCCGGCGCCCGGGAACGGTTCCGCGGGACGATGGCGGGCCTTGCCGCACACCGCCGCTGCCACTGGCTGTCCAACGAGGGGCACACGGTGGTCATCCAGGCGGACGGTTCCAGCGTTGTTCCGGAAATGGATGACGCCCGGCTCCAGGGCCGGTTCCTCTTGCTGCACAACGGCGATCCCGTCGCCATCACCGGACCGCACGGCCAAAGCCTGGAATGGCTCCAGCTGCCTACTTCCTGA
- the nth gene encoding endonuclease III — MKAAGESLLGLKRRARRINRALAEQYPYAHAELDFRNPFELVVATVLSAQTTDVLVNQITQLLFARYPDARSLAEADQAELEAIIKPTGFFRAKARSLLALSNRLVDEYDGEVPGRLEDLVTLPGVGRKTANVVLGNAFGVPGITVDTHFGRLARRFGWTDSDDPVKIEFDVAELFEPKDWTMLSHRVVFHGRRVCHSRKPACGACPVANWCPSYGMGETDPEKAKKLLKYELAPGQEELLAKLLAETHRAAEIRMDSQRKPR, encoded by the coding sequence CTGAAGGCTGCCGGCGAGTCCCTGCTGGGACTCAAGCGGCGCGCCCGCCGGATCAACCGGGCGCTGGCGGAGCAGTATCCGTACGCGCACGCTGAACTGGATTTCCGCAATCCCTTCGAACTTGTGGTGGCGACCGTACTCTCGGCGCAGACCACGGACGTGCTGGTTAACCAGATCACCCAACTGCTGTTCGCCCGTTACCCGGACGCGCGGAGCCTGGCCGAGGCGGATCAGGCTGAGCTGGAGGCCATCATCAAGCCCACAGGGTTCTTCCGGGCGAAGGCCCGGAGCCTGCTGGCGCTGAGCAACCGGCTGGTGGATGAGTACGACGGCGAGGTGCCCGGACGCCTGGAAGACCTGGTGACGCTGCCCGGCGTCGGGCGGAAAACCGCCAACGTCGTCCTCGGTAACGCGTTCGGCGTCCCCGGCATCACTGTTGACACCCACTTCGGCCGGCTGGCGAGGCGGTTCGGCTGGACGGACTCAGATGATCCCGTCAAGATCGAGTTCGACGTCGCTGAACTGTTCGAACCGAAGGATTGGACCATGCTGTCGCACCGGGTCGTGTTCCATGGCCGACGGGTCTGCCATTCCCGGAAACCGGCCTGCGGGGCCTGCCCGGTGGCCAACTGGTGTCCCAGCTACGGGATGGGGGAGACGGATCCGGAGAAGGCGAAGAAGCTGCTGAAGTACGAGCTGGCGCCGGGCCAGGAGGAGCTGCTCGCGAAGCTTCTCGCCGAGACCCACCGGGCCGCGGAAATCCGGATGGACTCGCAGAGGAAGCCTCGGTGA
- a CDS encoding MarP family serine protease, with amino-acid sequence MFGMTILDLALLLTLLSYLIYGLRNGFLVTLGGIAGFAAGAVAAFLSVPVVSDLVDDAGWRLAAVVATAVVLMVLGHALGTMIGRRIRNVVKIRPLRAVDRVVGGGVNVVVSALMMSLLAFSIGALGVPFVSQQIAESKVIRFIDGVTPVPIKASMAQLRSAVIGEGIPTLFEGFAEGQPVSVPDASTDTPALNAAADSVLKIVGTAYQCGQNQTGTGFVVSPSRVVTNAHVVAGVAEPVIEVPGGGALPGRVVYFDSQHDLAVLAVDGLRSSPLPLGSDLPPGSPAAFAGYPHGGPFQSKPATVQDITTVLVPDIYGNNAAPEDVYRLAGDVQPGNSGGPLLTTDGQVAGVVFAKSTTGSSLGFAITMADLGPVAARAPGLDNPVSAGQCIRK; translated from the coding sequence GTGTTCGGCATGACCATCCTGGACCTGGCATTGCTCCTGACGCTGCTGTCCTACCTGATCTATGGCCTGCGCAACGGCTTCCTGGTGACCCTTGGCGGCATTGCCGGCTTCGCCGCGGGCGCGGTGGCCGCATTCCTTTCCGTCCCGGTAGTCAGTGACCTTGTGGACGACGCCGGCTGGCGGCTGGCTGCCGTCGTCGCCACCGCTGTGGTGCTGATGGTCCTGGGCCACGCCCTCGGTACCATGATCGGGCGCAGGATCCGCAACGTCGTGAAGATCCGCCCGCTCCGGGCCGTGGACCGGGTGGTCGGCGGCGGAGTGAACGTGGTCGTGTCGGCCCTCATGATGTCGTTGCTGGCCTTCAGCATTGGTGCCCTGGGCGTTCCGTTTGTGTCCCAGCAGATCGCCGAGTCCAAGGTGATCCGGTTCATCGACGGCGTGACGCCGGTCCCCATCAAGGCGTCGATGGCGCAGCTCCGGTCTGCCGTCATCGGCGAGGGGATCCCTACGCTTTTCGAGGGCTTCGCCGAGGGCCAGCCCGTGTCCGTCCCGGATGCCAGCACCGACACCCCTGCACTGAACGCCGCCGCGGACTCCGTCCTGAAGATCGTGGGAACCGCTTATCAATGCGGACAGAACCAGACCGGCACCGGCTTCGTGGTGTCCCCGTCCCGGGTGGTGACCAACGCTCACGTCGTCGCCGGCGTGGCGGAGCCCGTCATCGAGGTCCCCGGCGGTGGCGCCCTCCCCGGACGCGTCGTGTACTTCGACAGCCAGCACGACCTCGCGGTCCTGGCGGTGGACGGGCTGCGCTCCTCCCCGCTGCCGCTCGGTTCCGATCTTCCGCCCGGCAGCCCGGCGGCGTTTGCCGGCTATCCCCACGGCGGTCCGTTCCAGTCCAAACCCGCGACGGTGCAGGACATCACCACCGTGCTCGTCCCGGACATCTACGGCAACAACGCGGCGCCGGAGGACGTTTACCGCCTGGCCGGAGACGTGCAGCCTGGCAACTCCGGAGGGCCCCTGCTGACCACGGACGGACAGGTCGCCGGCGTCGTGTTTGCCAAGTCGACGACCGGGTCCTCGCTCGGCTTCGCGATCACGATGGCGGATCTGGGTCCGGTGGCCGCCCGGGCGCCGGGACTCGACAACCCCGTCTCCGCGGGGCAGTGCATCAGGAAGTAG
- a CDS encoding NUDIX hydrolase translates to MPKLARRLFVLPADLEGAARSWLEHGERTPRAARYASSVVLLRDSPMGLETWLGYRPGSSPLGVVAFPGGSLEASDDDAIGWLGPSPKHWAEQLGTDDVGLVRRHVVGAIRELFEETGVLLAGPDLSSTVEGTSTPEWMRAREAVAGQEKSFTEVLAKRGLSVRTDLLKPLVNWLSPDFAHRRFNTRYFAATVPMNQQPSLLASKGVWGRWLSVRKLINERDTTALGDEVGQANTVGLPLSQLLVPGSEIMLEKMAAANGCIAYLSYKRKAHVYQPKLVEEEDGTLMLEVEAATTVAGEPQRER, encoded by the coding sequence TTGCCTAAGCTAGCCCGCCGACTGTTCGTTCTTCCCGCCGATCTGGAGGGGGCGGCTCGCAGCTGGCTTGAGCACGGCGAACGAACGCCCCGTGCGGCCCGGTACGCGTCCTCGGTGGTCCTCCTGCGGGATTCCCCGATGGGGCTGGAGACCTGGCTGGGTTACCGACCGGGGTCCTCGCCGCTGGGTGTCGTCGCCTTTCCGGGCGGGTCCCTTGAGGCCTCCGACGACGACGCCATCGGCTGGCTGGGCCCCTCGCCCAAGCACTGGGCCGAGCAGCTGGGAACGGACGACGTCGGGCTGGTGCGCCGCCACGTGGTGGGCGCCATCCGTGAGCTCTTCGAGGAGACCGGCGTCCTGTTGGCCGGACCGGACCTGTCGAGCACCGTGGAGGGGACGTCCACCCCGGAGTGGATGCGTGCACGCGAAGCCGTGGCCGGGCAGGAGAAATCCTTCACCGAGGTGTTGGCTAAGCGCGGTCTGTCGGTGCGGACTGACCTGCTGAAGCCGCTGGTCAACTGGCTCAGCCCGGACTTTGCACACCGTCGTTTCAATACCCGCTACTTCGCGGCCACGGTCCCGATGAACCAGCAGCCCTCGCTGCTGGCGAGCAAGGGTGTCTGGGGGCGGTGGCTAAGCGTCCGAAAGCTCATTAACGAGCGCGACACCACGGCCCTGGGCGACGAGGTGGGCCAGGCCAACACCGTCGGGCTGCCCCTGAGCCAGCTCCTCGTTCCGGGCTCCGAGATCATGCTGGAGAAAATGGCCGCCGCCAACGGCTGCATCGCGTACCTGAGCTACAAGCGCAAAGCCCACGTCTACCAGCCCAAGCTCGTTGAGGAAGAGGACGGCACCCTCATGCTCGAGGTGGAAGCCGCGACCACCGTCGCGGGGGAGCCCCAGCGGGAACGCTGA
- the acs gene encoding acetate--CoA ligase yields MSQQTPDATTTQASGSTASASTPQQGDAFENLSHENRKFAPSEEFARNAVVTAADYAEADADRPAFWAKQARDLLSWDKDFTETLDWTNPPFAKWFVGGEINAAYNALDRHVENGHGDRVAIYFEGEPGDTRTYTYAQLTEEVKKAANAFESLGVAKGDRVAVYLPMIPEAVITLLACARIGAIHSVVFGGFSAEALRSRIDDAEAKLVVTADGTYRRGKPSALKPAVDEALGHSGHTVENVVVVKRNGEKVDWTEGRDHWWEDTVGLASPEHAAVGHDSEHPLFILYTSGTTGKPKGILHTTGGFLTQTAYTHKAVFDLHPETDVYWCTADVGWVTGHSYVAYAPLINGATQVMYEGTPDSPHQGRWWEIVEKYKVSILYTAPTAIRTFMKWGKEIPAKYDLSSIRVLGSVGEPINPEAWMWYREVIGGNAGKNGERKEVPAPVVDTWWQTETGAQMIAPLPGVTAAKPGSAQVPLPGIAVDVVDELGESVPNGHGGFLVIREPWPAMLRGIWGDPERFKETYWSRFETMYFAGDGAKKDEDGDVWLLGRVDDVMNISGHRLSTAEIESALVSHPAVAEAAVVGATDETTGQAVVAFVILRGDAVDSGDAMVKELRDHVGKEIGPIAKPKTIMVVPELPKTRSGKIMRRLLKDVAEGREVGDATTLADNTVMSQIAQSLRK; encoded by the coding sequence ATGTCTCAGCAGACCCCCGACGCCACGACCACCCAGGCCTCCGGCAGCACGGCTTCGGCCAGCACGCCCCAGCAGGGTGACGCGTTTGAAAACCTGTCGCACGAGAACCGCAAATTTGCGCCCTCGGAGGAGTTCGCCCGCAACGCCGTGGTCACCGCTGCCGACTACGCGGAGGCTGACGCAGACCGCCCCGCCTTCTGGGCCAAGCAGGCCCGCGACCTCCTCAGCTGGGACAAAGACTTCACCGAAACACTCGACTGGACCAACCCTCCGTTCGCGAAATGGTTCGTCGGCGGTGAAATCAACGCCGCGTACAACGCACTGGACCGCCATGTGGAGAACGGGCACGGGGACAGGGTGGCGATTTACTTCGAGGGTGAACCGGGTGACACCCGGACCTACACCTATGCCCAGCTGACCGAAGAGGTGAAGAAGGCGGCGAACGCCTTCGAATCCCTCGGCGTGGCCAAGGGTGACCGCGTGGCCGTCTACCTGCCCATGATTCCTGAAGCCGTGATCACGCTGCTGGCGTGTGCACGGATCGGCGCCATCCATTCGGTCGTGTTCGGCGGGTTCTCCGCCGAGGCCCTGCGCTCCCGGATTGACGACGCCGAGGCCAAGCTCGTGGTCACTGCGGACGGCACCTACCGCCGGGGCAAGCCCAGCGCCCTGAAGCCGGCGGTCGACGAAGCCCTGGGGCACAGCGGCCATACGGTCGAGAACGTCGTCGTCGTCAAGCGCAACGGCGAGAAGGTGGACTGGACGGAGGGCCGCGACCACTGGTGGGAGGACACGGTGGGGCTGGCTTCCCCGGAGCATGCCGCAGTGGGGCACGACTCCGAGCACCCTCTTTTCATCCTCTACACCTCTGGCACGACCGGCAAGCCCAAGGGCATCCTGCACACCACCGGCGGCTTCCTTACCCAGACCGCCTACACGCACAAGGCAGTCTTCGACCTGCACCCGGAGACGGACGTCTACTGGTGCACCGCCGACGTCGGCTGGGTCACCGGGCATTCCTACGTTGCCTACGCGCCGCTCATCAACGGAGCCACCCAGGTCATGTACGAGGGCACCCCGGATTCCCCGCACCAGGGCCGCTGGTGGGAGATCGTGGAAAAGTACAAGGTCTCCATCCTTTACACCGCCCCGACCGCGATCCGCACCTTCATGAAGTGGGGCAAGGAGATCCCGGCGAAGTACGACCTCTCCTCGATCCGTGTCCTCGGTTCCGTGGGCGAACCCATCAATCCCGAAGCCTGGATGTGGTACCGCGAGGTCATTGGCGGCAACGCCGGAAAGAACGGCGAACGGAAAGAGGTCCCGGCCCCGGTCGTGGACACCTGGTGGCAGACCGAGACCGGCGCCCAGATGATCGCCCCGCTTCCTGGCGTCACTGCCGCGAAGCCCGGCTCCGCACAGGTTCCGCTCCCCGGCATTGCTGTGGATGTGGTGGATGAGCTTGGCGAATCCGTACCCAACGGCCATGGCGGCTTCCTGGTGATCCGCGAACCGTGGCCGGCCATGCTCCGCGGCATCTGGGGCGACCCGGAGCGCTTCAAGGAAACCTACTGGTCCCGCTTCGAGACCATGTACTTCGCCGGTGACGGTGCGAAGAAGGACGAGGACGGGGACGTCTGGCTGCTCGGGCGGGTGGACGACGTGATGAACATTTCCGGACACCGCCTCTCCACCGCCGAGATCGAGTCCGCCCTGGTCAGCCACCCCGCGGTCGCGGAGGCCGCCGTCGTCGGGGCAACGGACGAGACCACCGGCCAGGCCGTCGTCGCGTTCGTGATCCTGCGCGGGGACGCCGTGGACTCCGGTGACGCGATGGTCAAGGAACTGCGCGACCACGTGGGTAAGGAAATCGGTCCGATCGCCAAGCCCAAGACCATCATGGTGGTGCCGGAACTGCCGAAGACCCGCTCCGGCAAGATCATGCGCCGCCTGCTGAAGGACGTCGCGGAAGGACGCGAAGTCGGCGATGCCACCACCCTTGCCGACAACACTGTGATGTCCCAGATTGCGCAGTCGCTGAGGAAGTAG
- a CDS encoding RidA family protein, whose product MSTPAAAAPDASAFPAQQQNPAANASAATSAVEQRLAELGLKLPEVAAPVAAYVPAVVSGNHVYTSGQLPFIDGKLQATGKVSAGTEGTSDEPTVSPDAARDFAAVCAVNALAAVKSVIGDLDRITRIVKVVGFVSSDPSFTGQPGVINGASELLGQVFGDAGQHARSAVGVAVLPLDSPVEVELIAEFA is encoded by the coding sequence ATGAGCACCCCAGCAGCGGCCGCGCCGGACGCCTCAGCCTTCCCCGCCCAGCAGCAGAACCCTGCCGCCAATGCCTCCGCCGCAACGTCCGCCGTCGAACAGCGCCTGGCCGAGCTCGGGCTGAAATTGCCCGAGGTCGCCGCCCCGGTGGCCGCCTACGTCCCGGCGGTCGTCTCCGGCAACCATGTCTACACCTCCGGGCAGTTGCCGTTCATTGACGGCAAGCTCCAGGCCACGGGCAAAGTCTCCGCCGGCACGGAAGGAACCTCGGACGAGCCGACCGTTTCCCCCGATGCAGCGCGGGACTTCGCCGCCGTGTGCGCCGTGAACGCCCTGGCCGCAGTGAAGAGCGTCATTGGCGACCTGGACCGCATCACGCGGATCGTCAAGGTGGTCGGTTTCGTCTCCTCCGACCCCTCCTTCACGGGACAGCCGGGCGTCATCAACGGTGCCTCGGAACTGCTGGGCCAGGTTTTCGGCGACGCCGGGCAGCACGCGCGGTCCGCCGTCGGCGTCGCTGTTCTGCCGCTCGACTCTCCCGTTGAGGTCGAACTCATAGCCGAATTCGCCTAG
- a CDS encoding transglycosylase domain-containing protein encodes MATGKNPIFNTATTLGKIFLFLGVSAICGVLVAGLLVPAAAVSGSAASGSIKFFDTLPAELQVDPPSQSTTVLAADGSVIANLYAENRTKVSLDQMSPFIKDAVIAIEDNRFYEHGGVDTTGIMRALVSTARGNKQGASTITQQYVNNVINSSLEAEGKGDQVLLNGVNKGVGDKLREMKLAIALEKKYSKEQILEGYLNIVFFNRDAYGIEAASKFFFSTTAKDLTLPQAALLAGVVNSPSFYDPITNPENAKNRRDLVLNAMLSTGKIKQADYDAAVATPVETKVTPARQGCAYSTTAPYFCDYVLHLLLNNPAYGADADERTKKVFRGGLTIKTTLDPKAQAAAQAQVDGSAGANPDKWGAALVSVQPGTGKITNMAQNTVWFPADGKFDSQLNFSVDQYDAQGNDLNGLGGAQPGSTMKPFTFAEWLNEGKSMNTILNGAVRRYPLNFRWRNSCGVTTGAYNTAEKGLGAAEDLQNADENHYRYMTVLEGLYNSINTITFASASQLDFCGIQKTVDSVGLHSGLPARDKDGRPMRDSSGKLTDPNPKVNMFTTANLLGSTQTSPLTMATAFATFANDGKYCEPIAITEVTDQTGAQLPAQTTSCRDALTPEVARGVNYALQEVLNRGSGALIQPRISTRTSFPIAAKTGTSNNNGSTWVVGHTSGLATASWFGDALGDQGRAGQNVTVNGKFYRGIDGYMIAGPQFSNFMSAVAPAYGTNPFPAPPSNLVGGQAPAPIQRPTMPPATKESVPAPTVPTENPEPSPSASDNSSDKKK; translated from the coding sequence ATGGCGACTGGCAAAAACCCTATATTCAACACGGCCACCACCCTCGGAAAGATCTTTCTTTTCCTGGGCGTGAGCGCCATTTGTGGCGTCCTGGTGGCGGGGCTGCTGGTCCCGGCCGCTGCCGTTTCCGGCAGCGCGGCGAGCGGGTCGATCAAGTTCTTTGATACCCTCCCGGCCGAACTGCAGGTGGATCCGCCGAGCCAGTCCACCACCGTGCTGGCCGCGGACGGCAGCGTCATCGCCAACCTTTATGCCGAGAACCGCACGAAGGTGTCCCTGGACCAGATGTCGCCGTTCATCAAGGATGCGGTGATCGCCATCGAGGACAACCGCTTCTACGAGCACGGCGGCGTGGACACCACCGGCATCATGCGCGCGCTCGTCAGCACCGCCCGCGGCAACAAGCAGGGCGCGTCGACGATCACGCAGCAGTACGTCAACAACGTCATCAACTCCTCCCTCGAGGCCGAGGGCAAGGGCGACCAGGTTCTCCTGAACGGCGTCAACAAGGGTGTCGGGGACAAGCTCCGCGAGATGAAGCTGGCCATCGCGCTGGAAAAGAAGTACTCCAAGGAGCAGATCCTTGAGGGCTACCTGAACATCGTGTTCTTCAACCGTGACGCGTACGGCATTGAAGCCGCCTCAAAGTTCTTCTTCAGCACCACGGCCAAGGACCTCACGCTGCCGCAGGCCGCACTGCTGGCCGGCGTCGTGAACAGCCCGTCGTTCTACGATCCCATCACCAATCCGGAAAACGCCAAGAACCGGCGGGACCTCGTGCTCAACGCGATGCTCAGCACCGGAAAGATCAAGCAGGCCGACTACGACGCCGCCGTCGCCACCCCGGTCGAAACCAAGGTCACCCCGGCGCGGCAGGGTTGCGCGTACTCGACGACGGCCCCGTATTTCTGCGACTATGTGCTCCACCTGCTCCTGAACAACCCCGCGTACGGCGCCGACGCCGACGAGCGGACCAAGAAGGTCTTCCGCGGCGGCCTGACCATCAAGACCACCCTCGATCCGAAGGCCCAGGCCGCGGCGCAGGCCCAGGTTGACGGATCCGCCGGCGCCAACCCGGACAAGTGGGGTGCGGCCCTTGTTTCCGTCCAGCCGGGCACCGGCAAGATCACCAACATGGCCCAGAACACCGTGTGGTTCCCCGCCGACGGCAAATTCGATTCCCAGCTGAACTTCAGCGTCGACCAGTACGACGCCCAGGGGAACGACCTGAACGGCCTCGGCGGTGCCCAGCCGGGCTCCACCATGAAGCCCTTCACGTTCGCCGAATGGCTGAACGAGGGTAAGTCGATGAACACCATCCTCAACGGGGCCGTCCGCCGGTATCCGCTGAACTTCAGGTGGCGGAACTCCTGCGGCGTGACCACCGGCGCTTACAACACCGCCGAAAAGGGTCTCGGCGCGGCAGAGGACCTGCAGAACGCTGACGAGAACCACTACCGGTACATGACGGTGCTGGAGGGCCTCTACAACTCGATCAACACCATCACCTTCGCGTCCGCCTCCCAGCTGGACTTCTGCGGCATCCAGAAGACCGTCGACTCGGTGGGTCTCCACTCCGGCCTGCCCGCACGGGACAAAGACGGAAGGCCCATGCGCGATAGCTCGGGCAAGCTCACCGACCCCAATCCGAAGGTCAACATGTTCACCACGGCCAACCTGCTGGGCTCGACGCAGACCTCGCCGCTGACCATGGCGACCGCCTTCGCCACCTTCGCCAATGACGGCAAGTACTGCGAGCCGATCGCCATCACCGAGGTGACGGACCAGACAGGCGCGCAACTCCCCGCCCAGACCACGAGCTGCCGCGACGCGCTCACGCCCGAGGTTGCCCGCGGCGTGAACTACGCGCTCCAGGAAGTCCTTAACCGCGGCTCCGGCGCGTTGATCCAGCCGCGGATCTCCACCCGCACCTCCTTCCCGATCGCGGCCAAGACCGGTACCTCGAACAACAACGGTTCCACCTGGGTGGTGGGCCACACCAGCGGCCTCGCGACCGCTTCCTGGTTCGGCGACGCACTGGGTGACCAGGGGCGGGCGGGCCAGAACGTCACCGTGAACGGCAAGTTCTACAGGGGGATCGACGGCTACATGATCGCAGGTCCGCAGTTCTCGAACTTCATGTCGGCCGTGGCCCCGGCGTACGGGACAAACCCGTTCCCGGCCCCGCCGTCGAACCTGGTCGGCGGGCAGGCCCCGGCGCCCATCCAACGTCCCACCATGCCGCCCGCGACGAAGGAATCGGTTCCCGCTCCCACTGTGCCCACCGAGAACCCGGAGCCGTCCCCGAGCGCCAGCGACAACTCCAGCGACAAGAAGAAGTAG
- the aroQ gene encoding type II 3-dehydroquinate dehydratase encodes MSEATPAGAGRGTILVLNGPNLNLLGTREPEKYGTATLADVEQLAKDAAVAHGLEVECFQSNHEGALIDAIHAARGKAMGIVINAGAYTHTSVAIRDAISAVHLPTVEVHITNVHAREEFRHRSYLSDVSRAVIAGAGVLGYRFAVDYLAGLQTSQD; translated from the coding sequence ATGAGCGAAGCCACCCCTGCCGGCGCCGGCCGCGGCACCATCCTGGTCCTCAACGGACCGAACCTGAATTTGCTCGGCACCCGCGAACCGGAGAAGTACGGCACGGCCACCCTGGCCGACGTCGAACAACTCGCGAAGGACGCCGCGGTGGCCCACGGACTGGAGGTCGAGTGTTTCCAGTCCAACCATGAAGGCGCCCTGATCGACGCCATCCATGCAGCCCGCGGCAAGGCGATGGGTATCGTCATCAACGCCGGCGCGTACACGCACACCTCGGTCGCGATCCGGGACGCGATTTCCGCGGTGCATCTGCCGACGGTCGAGGTCCATATCACCAACGTCCATGCCCGGGAGGAATTCCGGCACCGCTCGTACCTCTCGGACGTCAGCCGGGCGGTGATTGCCGGGGCCGGAGTCCTTGGCTACCGCTTCGCCGTCGACTACCTCGCCGGGTTACAGACCAGCCAGGACTGA
- a CDS encoding Crp/Fnr family transcriptional regulator yields MDIEVLRRAPLFATLDDEAFRLLTDELTEVDLSRGASVFREGDQGDQLYFIVSGKVKLGRTSPDGRESLLAILGPGELFGEMALFDPSPRTATATAVSETRLAGLKNESLNALLRTRPEVSAQLLQALARRLRRTNDSLSDLVFSDVPGRVAKALLDLADRFGRPATDGVLVAHELTQEELAQLVGASRETVNKALAEFVQRGWLRLEARAVVILDMQRLRQRSR; encoded by the coding sequence ATGGACATCGAGGTATTGCGCCGCGCACCACTTTTCGCCACGCTCGACGACGAGGCGTTCCGTCTGCTGACGGACGAACTCACCGAGGTGGACCTCTCACGCGGAGCCTCGGTATTCCGGGAAGGCGATCAGGGTGACCAGTTGTACTTCATCGTCTCCGGCAAGGTGAAGCTTGGCCGGACCTCTCCGGACGGCCGCGAATCGCTCCTGGCCATCCTTGGCCCCGGCGAGCTGTTCGGCGAGATGGCCTTGTTTGATCCGAGCCCGCGGACGGCAACCGCGACGGCCGTGTCCGAAACCCGCCTCGCGGGGCTGAAGAATGAAAGCCTCAACGCGCTCCTGCGCACCCGTCCTGAGGTGTCCGCACAGCTGCTGCAGGCCCTGGCACGCCGCCTCCGCCGCACCAACGACTCCCTCTCCGACCTCGTCTTCTCCGACGTGCCCGGCCGAGTGGCCAAAGCGCTGCTGGACCTGGCCGACCGTTTCGGGCGTCCCGCGACCGACGGCGTCCTGGTGGCCCACGAGCTCACGCAGGAAGAACTGGCCCAGCTGGTCGGCGCGTCCCGCGAGACCGTGAACAAAGCCCTCGCCGAGTTTGTCCAGCGCGGCTGGCTGCGCCTGGAGGCCCGCGCCGTCGTCATCCTCGACATGCAGCGCCTCCGGCAGCGCTCCCGCTAG